One Thunnus thynnus chromosome 18, fThuThy2.1, whole genome shotgun sequence genomic region harbors:
- the ubxn2a gene encoding UBX domain-containing protein 2A isoform X1, which yields MCSPGLTEKTRTGKSVFDLSLITRIWKTQNVMKDIDTVGGEKDEKWVVNEENEAEAPMRRSFSVEDLLDEVEKICYDASGTSKVEMVVRLWKDGFTVNDEEFRSYSVPENQDFLDAIKRGELPAEWESRAEEEELEISVEDLTEENYVPKKKAFHPFSGRGYRLGSVAPRVVARSPSVHEDGESPPIPMVTLDHTLPVTSLQIWLADGRRLVQRFNLSHRITDVQDFVARCQRSCPPFILTTSLPFRELNDKELSLEEADLANAVIVQRPLNTQAPFGHS from the exons ATGTGTAGCCCCGGATTAACCGAGAAAACGCGGACTGGTAAATCAGTATTTGACCTCAGCCTTATTACGCGCAT ATGGAAAACACAAAACGTCATGAAAGATATTGACACTGTGGGGGGTGAGAAAGATGAAAAGTG GGTTGTCAATGAAGAAAATGAAGCGGAGGCTCCAATGAGGCGTAGCTTCTCGGTAGAAGACCTCCTTGATGAGGTGGAGAAGATCTGTTATGATGCCTCCGGGACTTCAAAG GTGGAGATGGTGGTGAGGCTGTGGAAGGATGGCTTCACTGTAAACGATGAGGAGTTTCGCAGCTACTCCGTACCAGAAAACCAAGACTTCCTGGATGCCATCAAAAGGGG GGAGCTTCCGGCAGAGtgggagagcagagcagaagaggaagagctGGAGATCAGCGTGGAGGATCTGACGGAGGAGAATTATGTTCCCAAGAAAAAAGCCTTTCACCCGTTCAGTGGCCGAGGATACCGGCTCGGCAG TGTTGCACCCAGAGTAGTGGCCAGGTCACCATCTGTGCACGAGGATGGAGAATCTCCTCCTATTCCCATGGTAACACTAGACCACACCCTTCCTGTTACCTCCCTGCAGATCTGGTTGGCTGATGGCAGGAGATTGGTACAGAGGTTTAACCTATCACATCG GATCACTGATGTTCAAGATTTCGTGGCACGCTGCCAGAGGAGCTGCCCACCTTTCATCCTGACGACATCACTTCCCTTCCGAGAGCTCAACGACAAAGAGTTAAGTCTTGAGGAGGCGGATTTGGCGAACGCTGTCATTGTCCAGAGACCCCTGAACACACAGGCTCCGTTCGGACACTCCTGA
- the ubxn2a gene encoding UBX domain-containing protein 2A isoform X2 produces MKDIDTVGGEKDEKWVVNEENEAEAPMRRSFSVEDLLDEVEKICYDASGTSKVEMVVRLWKDGFTVNDEEFRSYSVPENQDFLDAIKRGELPAEWESRAEEEELEISVEDLTEENYVPKKKAFHPFSGRGYRLGSVAPRVVARSPSVHEDGESPPIPMVTLDHTLPVTSLQIWLADGRRLVQRFNLSHRITDVQDFVARCQRSCPPFILTTSLPFRELNDKELSLEEADLANAVIVQRPLNTQAPFGHS; encoded by the exons ATGAAAGATATTGACACTGTGGGGGGTGAGAAAGATGAAAAGTG GGTTGTCAATGAAGAAAATGAAGCGGAGGCTCCAATGAGGCGTAGCTTCTCGGTAGAAGACCTCCTTGATGAGGTGGAGAAGATCTGTTATGATGCCTCCGGGACTTCAAAG GTGGAGATGGTGGTGAGGCTGTGGAAGGATGGCTTCACTGTAAACGATGAGGAGTTTCGCAGCTACTCCGTACCAGAAAACCAAGACTTCCTGGATGCCATCAAAAGGGG GGAGCTTCCGGCAGAGtgggagagcagagcagaagaggaagagctGGAGATCAGCGTGGAGGATCTGACGGAGGAGAATTATGTTCCCAAGAAAAAAGCCTTTCACCCGTTCAGTGGCCGAGGATACCGGCTCGGCAG TGTTGCACCCAGAGTAGTGGCCAGGTCACCATCTGTGCACGAGGATGGAGAATCTCCTCCTATTCCCATGGTAACACTAGACCACACCCTTCCTGTTACCTCCCTGCAGATCTGGTTGGCTGATGGCAGGAGATTGGTACAGAGGTTTAACCTATCACATCG GATCACTGATGTTCAAGATTTCGTGGCACGCTGCCAGAGGAGCTGCCCACCTTTCATCCTGACGACATCACTTCCCTTCCGAGAGCTCAACGACAAAGAGTTAAGTCTTGAGGAGGCGGATTTGGCGAACGCTGTCATTGTCCAGAGACCCCTGAACACACAGGCTCCGTTCGGACACTCCTGA